In Pocillopora verrucosa isolate sample1 chromosome 13, ASM3666991v2, whole genome shotgun sequence, one genomic interval encodes:
- the LOC131789585 gene encoding histidine N-acetyltransferase-like produces the protein MSTELIFRLAQTSDLDEILILSEGVYDGQDYLPVRFHNWMQMDNVAVMLAHTSEKLVGLVQCSVVNDGRTAVRQAARTLLEFRGQGVYKRLSEAMSEFVRRQYPNVQREIFASTACPSPAREITQMTIIRTSAVNRSLLALNSLKVNFSDLIEPCTKEYLCDTIFSSPVAQKLFPDNSIVLDWIPMEASRSNIDHFQHEIGQDFYFAVDKCGEDGIHRSVSFGALTPRVGCIDWTVTIYTSDPSLYEAQVIHQLQHAFNVIEGEFFISFTQDKSLSNRGRRLLRECLPQVEFDKAWSTFFLCENVIQSQGA, from the coding sequence ATGAGTACTGAGCTGATATTCCGCCTTGCTCAAACCAGCGATTTGGACGAGATCCTAATACTATCAGAGGGTGTTTATGATGGCCAAGACTATCTTCCAGTCAGATTTCATAACTGGATGCAAATGGACAACGTCGCCGTGATGTTAGCTCACACGAGCGAAAAACTTGTTGGACTGGTTCAGTGCTCGGTTGTTAACGATGGAAGAACAGCAGTTCGACAGGCCGCCAGGACATTACTGGAGTTTCGTGGTCAGGGTGTTTACAAACGGCTATCAGAAGCAATGAGCGAATTCGTGCGAAGACAATACCCGAATGTACAGCGAGAGATATTCGCATCCACAGCGTGTCCTTCCCCCGCAAGAGAAATTACACAGATGACAATTATTAGGACATCTGCTGTAAATAGGAGTCTTTTGGCGCTAAATTCtcttaaagttaatttttcagATCTCATAGAGCCTTGTACGAAAGAGTACCTCTGTGACACAATCTTTTCAAGCCCTGTTGCGCAGAAATTGTTCCCCGATAACTCCATTGTGCTTGACTGGATTCCCATGGAGGCTTCGCGATCAAACATCGATCATTTCCAACATGAAATCGGTCAAGATTTTTATTTCGCTGTCGACAAATGTGGCGAAGATGGTATTCACAGATCTGTCAGTTTTGGCGCTCTGACACCAAGGGTAGGATGCATTGATTGGACTGTCACTATTTATACGAGTGATCCAAGCCTATACGAAGCTCAAGTTATTCATCAACTACAGCATGCGTTCAATGTTATTGAAGGCGagttctttatttctttcaccCAAGacaaaagtttgtcaaatcgagGGAGAAGACTTCTCAGAGAATGTTTGCCTCAAGTAGAATTTGACAAAGCATGGTCCACTTTCTTCctctgtgaaaatgtgattcaATCCCAAGGAGCATAA